Proteins co-encoded in one Aquincola tertiaricarbonis genomic window:
- a CDS encoding DUF2782 domain-containing protein, whose product MSPARFLLPYAASLLALSAVHGNAVAEPIEPKVQQTVIEDDGVRIEELRVRGQTQRLVVRPKGGAAEYEIIPADGARNMVQAAGASRGAAGQRVWTVLSF is encoded by the coding sequence ATGAGCCCCGCCCGTTTCCTGCTGCCGTATGCGGCGTCCCTCCTGGCCTTGTCGGCCGTACACGGCAACGCCGTGGCCGAGCCGATCGAGCCCAAGGTGCAACAAACCGTGATCGAGGACGACGGCGTGCGCATCGAGGAACTGCGGGTGCGCGGACAGACGCAGCGCCTGGTGGTGCGCCCCAAGGGCGGCGCCGCCGAGTACGAGATCATCCCCGCCGACGGCGCCCGCAACATGGTGCAGGCCGCCGGGGCCAGCCGCGGCGCGGCCGGCCAGCGGGTGTGGACCGTGCTCTCGTTCTGA
- the polA gene encoding DNA polymerase I yields MTETTNAPGNDAHRTPEPDVAPPTTLLLVDGSSYLYRAYHALPDLRGPDNFPTGALHGMVSMLTRLRAQFPAVHAACVFDAPGRTFRDDLYPEYKANRASMPEPLAQQIKPIHEVVRLLGWPVLEVPGIEADDVIGTLARTVAARGGKVVISTGDKDLAQLVDEQVVLINTMSNESLDIAGVQAKFGVPPGRIVDYLTLIGDTVDNVPGVEKVGPKTAAKWLAEHGSLDGVVAAASGIKGVAGENLRKALDWLPMGRELVTIRTDCDLAAHVAGWPGEDAMTALHFAEPDNAALLDFYARYGFKTLRRELEARMSATRQMFASADEPFAEGRGDPAQPAVGAGESAKVEGSYETVTTWERLDHWLQRLQAAPLAALDTETDSLDPMHARIVGISFALQAHEAAYVPLAHNYADAPDQLPLDEVLARLKPWLEDAAAGKIGQNVKYDTHVLANHGIHVRGWRHDTLLQSYVLEAHLTHSLEKLADRHLGRKGLSYEDICGKGAKQIPFAQVDVQTATTYSGEDSEMVLDLHRVLWPQIEQQPAAAPGLRYVYEQIELPTSEVLQRIERHGVLVDAAALARQSQQLAERMMALEQEAYEIAGQPFNLGSPKQIGEILFNRLGLPVQKKTASGAPSTDEEVLEKLAADYPLPARLLEHRSLSKLKGTYTDKLPLMINPNTGRVHTNYAQAVAVTGRLSSNDPNLQNIPIRTPEGRRVREAFIAPEGHVIASADYSQIELRIMAHISEDPGLLAAFAEGRDVHRATAAEVFGVALDQVRNEQRRYAKVINFGLIYGMGAFGLASNLGIDQKAAKNYIDRYFDRFAGVKRYMDETRASAAERGYVETLFGRRIVLPEIQGGSGPRRAAAERQAINAPMQGTAADLIKLAMIAVQAEIDRSAKATRIVMQVHDELVFEVPEAEVDWVRTEVPRLMAGVAQLKVPLLAEVGLGPNWDKAH; encoded by the coding sequence ATGACCGAGACGACCAACGCCCCCGGCAACGACGCCCACCGCACGCCCGAGCCCGACGTGGCGCCGCCCACCACGCTGCTGCTGGTGGACGGCAGCAGCTACCTGTACCGCGCCTACCATGCGCTGCCCGACCTGCGCGGGCCCGACAATTTCCCCACCGGCGCACTGCACGGCATGGTGTCCATGCTCACCCGGCTGCGGGCGCAGTTCCCGGCGGTGCATGCCGCCTGCGTGTTCGACGCGCCGGGCAGGACCTTCCGCGACGACCTGTACCCCGAGTACAAGGCCAACCGCGCCAGCATGCCCGAGCCGCTGGCGCAGCAGATCAAGCCCATCCACGAGGTGGTGCGGCTGCTGGGCTGGCCGGTGCTGGAGGTGCCCGGCATCGAGGCCGACGACGTCATCGGCACGCTGGCGCGCACCGTGGCCGCGCGCGGCGGCAAGGTGGTGATCTCCACCGGCGACAAGGACCTGGCGCAGCTGGTGGACGAGCAGGTGGTGCTGATCAACACCATGAGCAACGAGTCGCTGGACATCGCCGGCGTGCAGGCCAAGTTCGGCGTGCCGCCCGGGCGCATCGTCGACTACCTGACGCTGATCGGCGACACCGTGGACAACGTGCCCGGCGTCGAGAAGGTGGGCCCCAAGACCGCCGCCAAGTGGCTGGCCGAGCACGGCTCGCTGGACGGCGTGGTGGCCGCGGCCAGCGGCATCAAGGGCGTGGCCGGCGAGAACCTGCGCAAGGCCCTGGACTGGCTGCCGATGGGCCGCGAGCTGGTGACCATCCGCACCGATTGCGACCTGGCCGCCCACGTGGCCGGCTGGCCGGGCGAAGACGCGATGACCGCGCTGCACTTCGCCGAGCCCGACAACGCGGCGCTGCTCGACTTCTACGCCCGCTACGGCTTCAAGACGCTGCGCCGCGAGCTGGAAGCGCGCATGTCGGCCACGCGGCAGATGTTCGCCTCGGCCGACGAGCCCTTTGCGGAGGGCCGCGGCGACCCGGCGCAGCCCGCGGTGGGCGCGGGCGAGTCCGCCAAGGTGGAGGGCAGCTACGAGACCGTGACCACCTGGGAGCGGCTGGACCACTGGCTGCAGCGGCTGCAGGCCGCGCCGCTGGCGGCGCTGGACACCGAGACCGATTCGCTGGACCCGATGCATGCGCGCATCGTCGGCATCAGCTTCGCGTTGCAGGCGCATGAGGCGGCCTACGTGCCGCTGGCCCACAACTACGCCGACGCGCCCGACCAGCTGCCGCTGGACGAGGTGCTGGCCCGGCTGAAGCCCTGGCTGGAGGACGCCGCCGCCGGCAAGATCGGCCAGAACGTCAAGTACGACACCCACGTCCTGGCCAACCATGGCATCCATGTGCGCGGCTGGCGCCACGACACGCTGCTGCAGAGCTATGTGCTGGAGGCTCACCTCACCCACAGCCTGGAAAAGCTGGCCGACCGCCACCTGGGCCGCAAGGGCCTGAGCTACGAGGACATCTGCGGCAAGGGCGCCAAGCAGATCCCGTTCGCGCAGGTGGACGTGCAGACCGCCACCACCTACAGCGGCGAAGACAGCGAGATGGTGCTGGACCTGCACCGGGTGCTGTGGCCGCAGATCGAGCAGCAGCCGGCGGCCGCCCCCGGCCTGCGCTACGTGTACGAGCAGATCGAGCTGCCCACCAGCGAGGTGCTGCAGCGCATCGAGCGCCACGGCGTGCTGGTGGACGCGGCCGCGCTGGCGCGCCAGAGCCAGCAGCTGGCCGAACGCATGATGGCGCTGGAGCAGGAGGCCTACGAGATCGCCGGCCAGCCCTTCAACCTGGGCAGCCCCAAGCAGATCGGCGAGATCCTGTTCAACCGCCTGGGCCTGCCGGTGCAGAAGAAGACCGCCAGCGGCGCACCGTCCACCGACGAAGAGGTGCTGGAGAAGCTGGCCGCCGACTACCCGCTGCCGGCCCGGCTGCTGGAGCACCGCAGCCTGTCCAAGCTCAAGGGCACCTACACCGACAAGCTGCCGCTGATGATCAACCCCAACACCGGCCGCGTGCACACCAACTATGCGCAGGCGGTGGCGGTGACGGGCCGGCTGTCCAGCAACGACCCCAACCTGCAGAACATCCCCATCCGCACGCCCGAGGGCCGGCGCGTGCGCGAGGCCTTCATTGCGCCCGAAGGCCATGTGATCGCCAGCGCCGACTACTCGCAGATCGAGCTGCGCATCATGGCCCACATCAGCGAAGACCCCGGCCTGCTGGCCGCTTTTGCCGAGGGCCGCGACGTGCACCGGGCCACCGCGGCCGAGGTGTTCGGCGTGGCGCTGGACCAGGTGCGCAACGAGCAGCGCCGCTATGCCAAGGTCATCAACTTCGGGCTGATCTACGGCATGGGCGCCTTCGGCCTGGCCAGCAACCTGGGCATCGACCAGAAGGCGGCCAAGAACTACATCGACCGCTATTTCGACCGCTTTGCTGGCGTCAAGCGCTACATGGATGAGACCCGCGCCAGCGCCGCCGAACGCGGCTATGTGGAAACGCTGTTCGGCCGCCGCATCGTGCTGCCCGAGATCCAGGGCGGCAGCGGCCCGCGCCGGGCCGCGGCCGAGCGCCAGGCCATCAATGCGCCGATGCAGGGCACCGCGGCCGACCTGATCAAGCTGGCGATGATCGCGGTGCAGGCCGAGATCGACCGCAGTGCCAAGGCCACCCGCATCGTGATGCAGGTGCATGACGAACTGGTGTTCGAGGTGCCCGAGGCCGAGGTGGACTGGGTGCGCACCGAGGTGCCGCGCCTGATGGCCGGCGTGGCGCAGCTCAAGGTGCCCTTGCTGGCGGAAGTCGGACTGGGTCCGAACTGGGACAAGGCCCACTGA
- a CDS encoding beta strand repeat-containing protein: MSTSASLNTAYRLVRRADAQWVPVPETATGHGAARAGAQLVAHLLLAALPLVANAGPPGAGTLPTGGTLAAGQASWQAQGSTLTVNQASQRAVIDWQRFDLGSQASVVFNQAAGRNAATLNRVLGNQPSQILGRIQAPGQVFISNPSGVIFGASARVDVGGLVATTMSTSNADFMAGNGLWQRQGSTGAVVNQGTLTAADGGYVALLAPEVRNEGVVLARAGTVALAAGESVRLDFDGPGLASVLVTPAALKTLVDNRQALLAPEGVVILSARSAESLRSGVVNQAGLIDASSLVSRGGRVLLEGDSLTLAAGSRIDATGATGGGTVHVGGGWQGSGPLAGATTVVMAEGASIDASATRRGDGGEVVLWSDVARNGTRTAVQGRISARAGAEGGDGGRVETSGHTLDIRGATVDASSAKGRGGRWLLDPTDLTIDAAQAATIVTALEGGTDTTVQTVAGGSDAGHLTVGSGIRWTSSADLTLQADGDIFVRAPILAEHANAVLTFQYGQGAVAAGNTADYHVLAPIGLNGGPNFVTLKGSDGTPITHTVINAVGTENDSGGLTLQGMRGNLAGHYVLGASLNIGHVSGWNSGAGFTPVGDNSTPFTGSFDGLGNTLIGLTINRPSAEYQGLFGKTQDASIRNLGLADVSITASARGGALAGVVGANTQVSTVYATGTVAGGSMLGGLAGSLSSGVVVSDSYLSVNVGASGGWAGGLTGDQSGATVQRVFSTGSVSGSFNAGGLLGGKNGTVTNSFTTGSLYGYNFGGSETNSGTRSASQLKQASTFASYDLANVWTIYEGRTTPLLNAFLTPVTVTAAAQKTYDGTLDAVLADATLSSEGLRNQLQGTLVYGGGANSANAGSYASTTASGLYSGQQGVRISYAPVGTLTIDPKALTVVGAAAANKVYDRSTDATVSGTLQGVVGSDAVSLQASASFADKNVGTAKPVTATFTLDGAAAGNYTVAQPTGLTADITPAQLTVSGVTAANKVYDRETVASVSGGTLSGVLGGDTVTLGAGSGSFADKNVGTGKAVTAGFSLAGADAANYVVAPVTGLTADITPATVALASTSVGSKVYDGQTAATLSGGALTGVLGSDAVTLQASQVSFLDANVGTAKPVTAQLSLAGADAGNYVLAAGAADALTGDITRLGSVSWVGGSRGSWFDASNWAGGAVPIRDNVANVVIPQGTLVTVADGAAADAPMLASLTGAGSVSVARQALSASGAISLASLAVGAGGELAAGSLTVPSLTQTGGRISVNGALTVNGQFAQVDGQLRAGGAASVTQAAGDLSVRHLVAGSLVLRANDGALTLGNVGSVADARLHAAADITQTDGGSLTVLGALDATAGGDVRLAQARNMVVGTVAVQGRHVQLVQAIDDLVLGNVVASGDLAATAATGHLRQATDTTLSVTGSTTAVASQGSVYLMNEGNRLVGTVSARGQDVGLTQGAAPLVLGTVTAGANLAVKSGGTVTQVGALTVGERTSLDAVGQDVRLDRRDNDFTGAVTARTGALTLVDGSGGLQLGGVQTSGATLVESYGGPISQTSSFATTSGLLSVFNAWQDGSYTSVSLNTEAAVQINGQVASTASAGVSAGIARALSALSWSTLPTSLAAAQDTARPADQKLTLPATVPVKAE, from the coding sequence ATGAGTACTTCTGCGAGCCTGAATACCGCTTACCGCCTGGTGCGCCGCGCCGATGCGCAATGGGTGCCCGTGCCCGAGACCGCCACCGGCCACGGCGCCGCCCGCGCCGGTGCGCAGCTGGTGGCCCACCTGCTGCTGGCGGCGCTGCCGCTGGTCGCCAATGCCGGCCCGCCCGGCGCCGGCACCTTGCCCACCGGCGGCACGCTGGCCGCGGGCCAGGCCAGCTGGCAAGCCCAGGGCAGCACGCTGACCGTCAACCAGGCCAGCCAGCGCGCCGTCATCGACTGGCAGCGCTTCGACCTGGGCAGCCAGGCCAGCGTGGTGTTCAACCAGGCGGCCGGCCGCAATGCCGCCACGCTCAACCGCGTGCTGGGCAACCAGCCCAGCCAGATCCTGGGCCGCATCCAGGCGCCGGGGCAGGTGTTCATCAGCAACCCGTCCGGTGTCATCTTCGGCGCCAGCGCCCGCGTGGACGTGGGCGGCCTGGTGGCCACCACGATGTCCACCAGCAATGCCGACTTCATGGCCGGCAACGGCCTGTGGCAGCGCCAGGGTAGCACTGGCGCAGTGGTCAACCAGGGCACGCTGACGGCGGCCGATGGCGGCTACGTGGCGCTGCTGGCGCCCGAGGTGCGCAACGAAGGCGTGGTGCTGGCACGTGCCGGCACCGTGGCCCTGGCTGCCGGTGAAAGCGTGCGGCTGGACTTCGACGGCCCGGGCCTGGCCAGCGTGCTGGTGACGCCCGCAGCGCTGAAGACACTGGTGGACAACCGCCAGGCCCTCCTGGCGCCCGAAGGCGTGGTCATCCTGTCGGCGCGCAGCGCCGAATCGCTGCGCAGCGGCGTGGTCAACCAGGCGGGCCTGATCGACGCCTCCAGCCTGGTGTCGCGCGGCGGCCGTGTGCTGCTGGAAGGCGACAGCCTGACGCTGGCCGCCGGCAGCCGCATCGACGCCACCGGCGCCACCGGTGGCGGCACCGTGCATGTGGGCGGCGGCTGGCAGGGTAGCGGCCCGCTGGCCGGCGCCACCACGGTGGTGATGGCCGAAGGCGCCAGCATCGACGCCAGCGCCACCCGGCGCGGCGACGGCGGCGAGGTGGTGCTGTGGAGCGACGTGGCCCGCAACGGCACCCGCACCGCGGTGCAGGGCCGCATCAGCGCCCGCGCCGGTGCCGAAGGCGGCGACGGCGGCCGGGTGGAAACCTCGGGCCACACGTTGGACATCCGCGGTGCCACGGTGGACGCATCCTCCGCCAAGGGCCGCGGCGGCCGCTGGCTGCTGGACCCCACCGACCTGACCATCGATGCGGCGCAAGCCGCCACCATCGTCACCGCGCTGGAAGGCGGCACCGACACGACGGTGCAGACGGTGGCAGGCGGCAGCGACGCCGGCCACCTGACCGTGGGCAGCGGCATCCGCTGGACCAGCAGCGCCGACCTGACCCTGCAGGCGGACGGCGACATCTTCGTGCGTGCGCCCATCCTGGCCGAGCATGCCAACGCGGTGCTCACCTTCCAGTACGGCCAGGGCGCTGTGGCCGCCGGCAACACGGCCGACTACCACGTGCTGGCGCCCATCGGCCTGAACGGCGGTCCCAATTTCGTCACCCTCAAGGGCAGCGACGGCACGCCCATCACCCACACCGTGATCAATGCGGTGGGCACGGAAAACGACAGCGGCGGCCTGACGCTGCAAGGCATGCGCGGCAACCTGGCCGGCCACTACGTGCTGGGCGCGTCGCTGAACATCGGCCATGTGAGCGGCTGGAACAGCGGCGCCGGCTTCACGCCGGTGGGCGACAACAGCACGCCCTTCACCGGCAGCTTCGACGGCCTGGGCAATACCCTCATCGGCCTGACCATCAACCGGCCATCGGCCGAGTACCAGGGCCTCTTCGGCAAGACGCAAGACGCCAGCATCCGTAACCTCGGGTTGGCTGATGTGAGCATCACGGCTTCGGCGCGTGGCGGCGCCCTGGCCGGCGTGGTGGGTGCCAACACGCAGGTGTCCACGGTGTATGCCACCGGCACGGTGGCGGGCGGAAGCATGCTGGGTGGCCTGGCCGGGTCGCTGTCCAGCGGCGTGGTGGTCAGCGACAGCTACCTGAGCGTCAACGTCGGCGCCAGCGGCGGCTGGGCGGGTGGCCTGACCGGCGACCAGAGCGGCGCCACCGTGCAGCGCGTGTTCTCCACGGGTTCGGTGAGCGGCAGCTTCAACGCCGGCGGCCTGCTGGGCGGCAAGAACGGCACCGTCACCAACAGCTTCACCACCGGATCGCTGTACGGCTACAACTTCGGCGGCTCCGAAACCAACAGCGGCACCCGCAGCGCCTCGCAGCTGAAGCAGGCCAGCACCTTCGCCAGCTACGACCTCGCCAACGTCTGGACGATCTACGAAGGCCGGACCACGCCGCTGCTCAATGCCTTCCTGACGCCGGTGACGGTGACCGCGGCCGCGCAGAAGACCTACGACGGCACGCTCGATGCCGTGCTGGCCGATGCCACGCTGTCCAGCGAAGGCCTGCGCAACCAGCTGCAGGGCACGCTGGTGTATGGCGGCGGGGCCAACTCGGCCAATGCCGGCAGCTACGCCAGCACCACCGCTTCGGGCCTGTACTCCGGCCAGCAGGGGGTGCGCATCAGCTATGCGCCGGTGGGCACGCTCACCATTGATCCGAAGGCCTTGACCGTGGTCGGGGCGGCGGCCGCCAACAAGGTGTACGACCGCAGCACCGACGCCACGGTCAGCGGCACGCTGCAGGGCGTGGTGGGCAGCGATGCCGTCAGCCTGCAGGCCTCGGCCAGCTTTGCCGACAAGAACGTGGGCACCGCCAAACCCGTGACCGCCACCTTCACGCTGGACGGCGCAGCCGCCGGCAATTACACCGTGGCGCAGCCGACCGGGCTGACCGCCGACATCACCCCGGCCCAGCTGACGGTGAGCGGCGTCACCGCGGCCAACAAGGTGTACGACCGGGAGACCGTGGCCAGCGTCAGCGGCGGCACGCTGTCGGGCGTGCTGGGCGGTGACACGGTCACGCTGGGCGCCGGCAGCGGCAGCTTCGCCGACAAGAACGTGGGCACGGGCAAGGCGGTGACCGCGGGCTTCAGCCTGGCGGGTGCCGATGCGGCCAACTACGTGGTGGCCCCGGTCACCGGTCTGACCGCCGACATCACGCCGGCCACGGTGGCGCTGGCCAGCACCTCGGTGGGCAGCAAGGTGTACGACGGCCAGACCGCAGCCACGCTGAGCGGCGGCGCCCTGACGGGGGTGCTGGGCAGCGATGCCGTGACGCTGCAGGCCAGCCAGGTGAGCTTCCTCGATGCCAACGTCGGCACCGCCAAGCCGGTGACGGCGCAGCTCTCGCTGGCAGGTGCCGATGCCGGCAACTACGTGCTGGCCGCCGGTGCGGCCGATGCGCTCACCGGCGACATCACCCGCCTCGGCTCGGTCAGCTGGGTGGGCGGCAGCCGCGGCAGCTGGTTCGACGCCAGCAACTGGGCCGGCGGCGCCGTGCCCATCCGCGACAACGTGGCCAACGTGGTGATTCCGCAGGGCACGCTGGTGACCGTGGCCGACGGCGCAGCGGCCGATGCGCCGATGCTGGCCAGCCTGACGGGCGCCGGCAGCGTGAGCGTGGCGCGGCAGGCCTTGTCGGCCAGCGGCGCCATCAGCCTGGCCAGCCTGGCCGTGGGTGCGGGCGGCGAGCTGGCCGCCGGCAGCCTGACCGTGCCCAGCCTGACGCAGACCGGCGGCCGCATCAGCGTGAACGGCGCGCTGACGGTCAACGGCCAGTTCGCGCAGGTGGACGGCCAGCTGCGCGCCGGCGGTGCCGCCAGCGTGACGCAGGCGGCGGGCGACCTGTCGGTGCGCCATCTGGTGGCCGGCAGCCTGGTGCTGCGCGCCAACGACGGCGCGCTGACGCTGGGCAACGTGGGCAGCGTGGCCGATGCGCGGCTGCATGCCGCGGCCGACATCACGCAAACCGACGGCGGCTCCCTGACCGTGCTGGGTGCGCTGGACGCCACCGCCGGTGGCGACGTGCGGCTGGCCCAGGCGCGCAACATGGTGGTGGGCACGGTGGCCGTGCAAGGCCGCCATGTGCAGCTGGTGCAGGCCATCGACGACCTGGTGCTGGGCAACGTGGTGGCCAGCGGCGACCTGGCGGCCACGGCGGCCACCGGCCACCTGCGCCAGGCCACCGACACCACGCTGAGCGTGACCGGCAGCACCACGGCCGTGGCCAGCCAGGGCTCGGTGTACCTGATGAACGAGGGCAACCGGCTGGTGGGCACCGTCTCCGCCCGCGGGCAGGACGTGGGTCTCACCCAGGGCGCGGCACCGCTGGTGCTGGGCACGGTGACGGCCGGCGCCAACCTGGCCGTCAAGAGCGGTGGCACCGTCACCCAGGTGGGCGCGCTGACCGTGGGTGAGCGCACCAGCCTCGATGCGGTGGGGCAGGACGTGCGGCTGGACCGCCGCGACAACGACTTCACCGGCGCCGTCACCGCCCGCACCGGCGCGCTGACGCTGGTGGACGGCAGCGGCGGCCTGCAGCTGGGCGGCGTGCAGACCAGCGGCGCCACCCTGGTGGAGTCGTATGGCGGGCCGATCAGCCAGACCAGCAGCTTCGCCACCACTTCGGGCCTGCTGTCGGTGTTCAACGCCTGGCAGGACGGCAGCTACACCTCGGTGAGCCTGAACACCGAGGCCGCGGTGCAGATCAACGGCCAGGTGGCCAGCACCGCCAGTGCTGGCGTCAGTGCGGGCATTGCGCGGGCGCTGAGCGCGCTGTCGTGGAGCACGCTGCCCACCAGCCTGGCGGCGGCCCAGGACACGGCACGGCCGGCCGACCAGAAGCTGACCCTGCCGGCCACCGTTCCGGTCAAGGCAGAGTGA
- a CDS encoding ShlB/FhaC/HecB family hemolysin secretion/activation protein: MRLHAQCGAAARWRRTAVAVATCAVAGAAPPVAAAEPAPPAAAAAEPTVTVQAFEIEGAEQVGFEELQAVLAPWRGRPLTRQALGEAARAVERHYQQVHRRLARVTLPPQDVTEGRVRLRVAEGRLGRVVVQADGVRAIAPERARAAVEALQAPGQALSLSAVERATMQLAEWPGLEVRSSLVAGSGAGETDVALVLTDRRPWDLQLRADNEGARATGHARVAADGWAVLPGGGGHAVTAGTMISEGSRQLRLGASTPLPASGWRASAYGSALDYRLVTPEFNSLDVKGPSSTLGLGLSWAIDRSATGSRDASAQLERRWFRNKALDTVLSDYRIDVLTLRYARLWSDEAGDARRAWELSLAVGDVDLSGSPNREADALTADTAGGYALLRGAWQHSRQAGAHGRWSLRASGQWSAQNLDVSERMLIAGPAGVRGYPVGEATGSRALLGTAEWQQGLAGLGQPSLTLSAFADTGVAWQYADADFAGAPPRNRLRLSAAGLWLEWRPAAVPLVARLTVARPLGHHPDPTANGDNQDGSRFGTRWWLSAQWSL; this comes from the coding sequence GTGAGGCTGCACGCCCAATGCGGCGCCGCCGCGCGCTGGCGGCGCACGGCAGTGGCCGTGGCCACCTGCGCTGTGGCCGGTGCGGCCCCGCCGGTGGCAGCGGCCGAGCCAGCGCCGCCTGCCGCCGCCGCTGCCGAGCCCACGGTCACGGTGCAGGCCTTCGAGATCGAAGGCGCCGAACAGGTGGGCTTTGAAGAGCTGCAGGCCGTGCTGGCGCCCTGGCGCGGCCGGCCGCTCACCCGGCAGGCCCTGGGTGAAGCCGCCCGCGCGGTGGAGCGCCACTACCAGCAGGTGCACCGCCGCCTGGCGCGGGTGACGCTGCCGCCGCAGGACGTGACCGAAGGCCGGGTGCGCCTGCGCGTGGCCGAAGGCCGGCTGGGCCGCGTGGTGGTGCAGGCCGATGGCGTGCGCGCCATCGCCCCCGAGCGGGCACGTGCGGCCGTAGAGGCGCTGCAGGCCCCCGGCCAGGCGCTGTCGCTCAGCGCGGTGGAACGCGCCACCATGCAGCTGGCCGAATGGCCGGGGCTGGAGGTGCGCAGCAGCCTGGTGGCCGGCAGCGGCGCGGGTGAAACCGACGTGGCGCTGGTGCTCACCGACCGCCGCCCCTGGGACCTGCAACTGCGCGCCGACAACGAAGGCGCCCGCGCCACCGGCCATGCCCGCGTGGCGGCCGACGGCTGGGCCGTGCTGCCCGGTGGCGGTGGCCATGCCGTCACCGCCGGCACCATGATCAGCGAAGGCAGCCGCCAGCTGCGCCTGGGCGCCAGCACGCCGCTGCCGGCCAGCGGCTGGCGCGCCTCGGCCTATGGCAGCGCGCTGGACTACCGGCTGGTGACGCCCGAGTTCAATTCGCTCGATGTCAAGGGCCCGTCCAGCACGCTGGGGCTGGGCCTGTCCTGGGCCATCGATCGCAGCGCCACCGGCAGCCGCGATGCGTCGGCGCAGCTGGAGCGGCGCTGGTTCCGCAACAAGGCGCTGGACACGGTGCTGTCGGACTACCGCATCGACGTGCTCACGCTGCGCTATGCGCGCCTGTGGTCCGACGAGGCCGGTGACGCCCGCCGTGCCTGGGAGTTGAGCCTGGCGGTCGGCGATGTCGACCTGTCCGGCTCGCCCAACCGCGAGGCCGATGCCCTGACCGCCGACACCGCGGGCGGCTATGCGCTGCTGCGCGGTGCCTGGCAGCACAGCCGCCAGGCCGGTGCGCACGGGCGCTGGTCGCTGCGGGCCAGCGGCCAGTGGAGCGCGCAGAACCTGGACGTGTCCGAGCGCATGCTCATCGCCGGCCCGGCCGGCGTGCGCGGCTACCCGGTGGGTGAAGCCACCGGCAGCCGCGCGCTGCTGGGCACCGCCGAATGGCAGCAGGGCCTGGCCGGCCTCGGCCAGCCTTCGCTCACGCTCTCGGCCTTTGCCGATACCGGCGTGGCCTGGCAGTACGCCGATGCCGACTTCGCCGGCGCGCCGCCGCGCAACCGGCTGCGCCTGTCGGCCGCCGGCCTGTGGCTGGAGTGGCGACCTGCGGCCGTGCCGCTGGTGGCCCGCTTGACCGTGGCACGCCCGCTGGGCCATCACCCCGACCCCACCGCCAACGGCGACAACCAGGACGGCAGCCGCTTCGGCACCCGCTGGTGGCTCAGCGCGCAATGGTCGCTGTGA
- a CDS encoding homoserine kinase, translating into MAVFTEVSTDEARNFIAPLGVGQLTELRGIRAGIENTNYFVTTDGGEYVLTVFERLSFEQLPFYLHLMQHLAQRGIPVPNPRADAQGRILHTLKGKPAALVDKLEGSHQLAPDLHHCQQVGSMLARMHLAGQDYPRQQPNLRGLAWWTETIPTVLPHLQPGQHALITEELAFQQSLAASPACQALPCGPIHADLFRDNVMFAGLPGHERLTGFFDFYFAGVDSFLFDIAVCLNDWCIDLDSGALVEERAAAFVAAYESQRPLDGNEHRLLPAMLRAAALRFWTSRLWDFHLPRDAALLKPHDPTHFERVLRARIDKPWHPAR; encoded by the coding sequence GTGGCCGTCTTCACCGAGGTCTCCACCGACGAGGCCCGCAACTTCATCGCCCCGCTGGGCGTCGGCCAGCTGACTGAACTGCGCGGCATCCGCGCCGGCATCGAGAACACCAACTACTTCGTCACCACCGACGGTGGCGAATACGTGCTCACGGTGTTCGAGCGGCTGAGCTTCGAGCAGCTGCCTTTCTACCTGCACCTGATGCAGCACCTGGCGCAGCGCGGCATTCCGGTGCCCAACCCTCGCGCCGATGCGCAGGGCCGCATCCTGCACACCCTCAAGGGCAAGCCCGCCGCGCTGGTGGACAAGCTGGAAGGCAGCCATCAACTGGCGCCCGACCTGCACCACTGCCAGCAGGTGGGCAGCATGCTGGCGCGCATGCACCTGGCCGGACAGGACTACCCGCGCCAGCAGCCCAACCTGCGCGGCCTGGCCTGGTGGACCGAGACCATTCCCACCGTGCTGCCGCACCTGCAGCCCGGCCAGCATGCGCTGATCACCGAGGAGCTGGCCTTCCAGCAGTCGCTGGCCGCCTCGCCCGCGTGCCAGGCGCTGCCGTGCGGGCCCATCCATGCCGACCTGTTCCGCGACAACGTGATGTTCGCGGGCCTGCCCGGCCATGAGCGGCTCACCGGCTTCTTCGACTTCTATTTCGCCGGTGTCGACAGCTTCCTGTTCGACATCGCGGTGTGCCTGAACGACTGGTGCATCGACCTGGACAGCGGCGCCCTGGTGGAAGAACGCGCCGCCGCCTTCGTGGCCGCTTACGAGAGCCAACGCCCGCTGGACGGCAACGAGCACCGGCTGCTGCCGGCGATGCTGCGGGCCGCGGCGCTGCGCTTCTGGACCTCGCGGCTGTGGGACTTCCACCTGCCGCGTGATGCGGCGCTGCTCAAGCCCCACGATCCCACCCACTTCGAACGGGTGCTGCGGGCACGCATCGACAAGCCCTGGCACCCGGCGCGCTGA